The nucleotide window TGGTGCTGCGCACCGGGGGGCCGGTGAGTTCGAGGCGGGGCAGCCGGTCGAGCAGGGCCGCGAGCAGCAGCCGCAGTTCCAGCGTGGCCAGGCCGCGCCCGATGCAGACGTGCGGTCCGCCGCCGCCGAAGGACACGTGCGGGTTGGGCTGCCGGCCGACGTCGAAGCGTTCGGGGTGGTCGAAGGCGGACTCGTCGCGGTTGGCGGAGGTGTACCAGAGCACCGCCCGCTCCCCGGCGCGGACGGGCGTGCCGGCGATCTCGGTGTCCCGGGCCACCTGGCGGGCGAAGTGCGTCGCGGGGGTGACCCAGCGGATGATCTCCTCGACGGCGAGCGGGATCAGGGCGCGGTCGGCCCGCAGTGCCGCCAGCTGCCCGGGGTGGTCGAGCAGCGCGAGCACGCCGCCGGTGACCGAGCAGTACGTCGTCTCGCTGCCCGCCCCCATGAGGGTGGTGGCGAACAGGGCGATCTCCTGCGGCTCCAGCCGGCCCGTGGTGTCGTTGCCGGCCGCGAGCAGCACCGAGAAGAGGTCGTCCGCCGGTGCGGCGCGCCGCCGCCCGACCAGTTCCTCGAAGTACGCCATGAGGTTCCCGAACGCGACCCCCGCCTTCTCGGGCGTGCTGTGGTGGTAGTCCGGGTCGCCGAGGTTGACGGTGTGCCGGGTCCACTCGACGACCTGGGCGCGTTCGACGGGCGGCACCCCGATGAGTGCGGTCAGCACCTCCAGCGGCAGCTGCATCGCGATGTCCTCGGCCAGGTCGAACTCGCCGCCGGCGGCGCAGTCGTCGAGGATGCGGTCCACGATCGCCGCCACCGGCTTCTCCAGCGCGGCCAGGCGGGCGGGGGTGAACCCCTTGAAGGCGAGCTTGCGCAGGCGGGTGTGTGCGGGGGCGTCCAGGAACGAGATGAGCGGCAGGCCCGTGCTGTCCTGACGCACCGAGGTCATCGTGCTCGGGCCGGAGTGGAAGGTGTCGTGCTCGCGCGAGGCCCGTACCACGTCGGCGTGGCGCACCAGGTACCAGAACGGGTACCCCTCGGCGTCGTAGGCCCGGGTGAGTCCCGGGCGGCCGCGCAGGTGGCGGAAGTAGTCGTGGGGGACGCCGCCGGCGAAGGCCCGCGCGTCCATGAGATCCCTTTCCTGCATGGTTTCTGCACTCTCCGCGGCGCCGGGACTGCCGCCGTGGTCCGCGAGCGGGTGGCGTGGCGGAGGCGGACGGAGGCGTTCTGGTCCGCCGGGCGGCCCGTGGCCGCCGGCCCCCGGTGGCCGGCGGCCACGGGGTCAGCCCGCCTTGCGGCAGACGACGAGGGTGTCGTAGTCGCCGAGCGGCCGGTCGGTGACCGAGGCGAACCCCGCCGAGGTGGCGTGGTCGCGCAGTTCGGCGACGGTGTACTCGCTGCCGCCGTCGGTGACCAGCAGCATGTCGAGGCTGATGACCAGGTTCTCCACGTGGCGTGGGTCCTCGTCGAGCATCCGGTCGTACACCAGCAGCTCGCCGCCGGGGCGTACGCTGCGGAACGCCTTGTGCACCAGGAGCCGGCGCTGCTCGGCGCTCCAGTCGTGCAGGGCGTGGCCGATGACGACGAGGTCCGCCTCGGGCAGCTCCTGGGTGAAGAAGTCCCCCGGGTGGAAGGTGACCTTGCCGGTCATCCCGAGTTCGGCCATCTTCTCGTCGAACAGCGGGGCCATCTGCGGAAGGTCGAAGACCCGCCCGGTCAGGTGCGGGTGGGCGGCCACGATCCGGGCCGCCATGTTGCCGCGGCAGCCCCCGACGTCGAGGACGGTTGCGTGGCGGTCCCAGCCGTCGTAGGCCGCCAGCAGCTGCGGGGCCAGGACGTGGGTGAGCGCGTCCATCATGTTGACGAACTGGCCCAGCAGCCGGGGGTCTTCGATCATGGTGAAGAAGTCGCCCCCGGCCTGCGGCTTGCCGGTGCGCAGCGCCTCGGTGAGCCGGCCCCACGCCGGGTACAGGTTGCGGTTGGACCGCTCCAGGAAGCCGCCGATGTACAGGGGTTCGCCCCGCACCAGGTAATGGCGGGCCCCCGGTGCGTTGCGGTAGCGGTCGCCGTCGCGCTCCAGCAGGTCGAGTCCCACCAGGAGCTGGAGCCAGTCACGCAGTCCCCGGCCGTGCAGGCCGAGCGCCGCGCCGATCTCCTGCGGAGTTCTGGCGTCGTCGCGCAGGGTGGTGAACAGGTCCAGTTCCACGGCGCTCAGCAGCGCCTTGGCGTCGCAGAAGGCATTGGCCAACCGCAGGATGCCAGCCGGCGTGGAGGTACCCGCGCCGTCGTGGGCAGCGATGCCCGTCATCCGCCTCACTCCTTCCACCGCGGCCTGGCGGGACCGCCACGCCGGTGCAGGCAACGACGCTGGCAGCGTGCTGTGGAACTCCGCTCGAAGGTCGCTGGAGGGACCCGGACCGTCCGGCCGCTGCTCGGGGCGCCATCGTTTCTCCAGTACCGGAAGACGGGCGCGGGCTTCGATGGGCCGGTCAGGCACACCGAACTCGTCGAGGGATCTGGCATGGACGACATGACAATTCCGGTGCTGGTGGTGGGCGGCGGGCCCGTCGGCCTGTCCACCGCGATGTTCCTGGGCCGCCACGGCGTGCCCACCCTGCTCGTCGAGAAGCGCGAGGCCACCTCGCTGCTGCCCCGGGCGCCCGGTCTGCAGGCGCGGACCATGGAGCTGTTCCGCGCGGCGGGGTGCGAGAAGGAGGTGCGTGCCCTGGAGAAGGGCGACTCGCACCCGTACTTCGAGGGCGGGATCATCCAGACCTCCACGTTCGCGCGGATCGACGAGGCGGTCACCCTGGAGGCGCCGTCGCTGGACGGCCCGCTGGTCAGCCCGGAACGGGTGATGGGCTGCGGGCAGGACCGCTACGAGAAGGTGCTCGTCGCCAAGGCCGAGGAGGCCGGCTGCGAGGTGCGGTT belongs to Streptomyces sp. NBC_01454 and includes:
- a CDS encoding cytochrome P450, yielding MQERDLMDARAFAGGVPHDYFRHLRGRPGLTRAYDAEGYPFWYLVRHADVVRASREHDTFHSGPSTMTSVRQDSTGLPLISFLDAPAHTRLRKLAFKGFTPARLAALEKPVAAIVDRILDDCAAGGEFDLAEDIAMQLPLEVLTALIGVPPVERAQVVEWTRHTVNLGDPDYHHSTPEKAGVAFGNLMAYFEELVGRRRAAPADDLFSVLLAAGNDTTGRLEPQEIALFATTLMGAGSETTYCSVTGGVLALLDHPGQLAALRADRALIPLAVEEIIRWVTPATHFARQVARDTEIAGTPVRAGERAVLWYTSANRDESAFDHPERFDVGRQPNPHVSFGGGGPHVCIGRGLATLELRLLLAALLDRLPRLELTGPPVRSTTNFMNSFRQMPARFV
- a CDS encoding methyltransferase → MTGIAAHDGAGTSTPAGILRLANAFCDAKALLSAVELDLFTTLRDDARTPQEIGAALGLHGRGLRDWLQLLVGLDLLERDGDRYRNAPGARHYLVRGEPLYIGGFLERSNRNLYPAWGRLTEALRTGKPQAGGDFFTMIEDPRLLGQFVNMMDALTHVLAPQLLAAYDGWDRHATVLDVGGCRGNMAARIVAAHPHLTGRVFDLPQMAPLFDEKMAELGMTGKVTFHPGDFFTQELPEADLVVIGHALHDWSAEQRRLLVHKAFRSVRPGGELLVYDRMLDEDPRHVENLVISLDMLLVTDGGSEYTVAELRDHATSAGFASVTDRPLGDYDTLVVCRKAG